The following is a genomic window from Myxococcales bacterium.
AGATATGAATGCTTCAAGTTTAGCCACCCGTATCACCCACTCTTTGTCACCGATATTTTTGCCCAGCGTTGTTTTGGGCATCTTTTGGATCCAGGCTTGGGTACCCATAAACACAGTGGCACCTTGGGTGTTTCTAATAAGCAGAGGGCCCACGCCTATGCCATTGGGGGATTTGATATCAGCGTTGTACATGACCGAGAGCAATTTGTTGCTGGGTGACGTGGACATCAATGTAAAGGTGATGGTTGCTCGCTGGTCACAGGTTTTATAACGCACCACATGGCCATCAGCGCCAATCTGGTCTTGATAACCTTCAGAATCGAACTCAATGTCGATAAAATCATCTTCAGCAAAGCCCTCGATGGGAATGCCATTAAATATCACCGAGTAATTTTCTGGATCGTATTGCTCAAATGCGTGCATATTTTTTGCGCTCCTCTAGACGGTAACGGTTCCCTGGATTTCAATCTTATGAATGGCACCGGCTAATCGCCCACTAAAGCGAACTTTAGGCAACACGCGGTCCCCTCTTACTTGTTCACTTACTTCTTCTATGGTGGGCACGCTCACCATCGGCTCTGGGTCTTCGGCTAACACACCCTGATAAATTGCTTCCTTGAGCTGGGCCAAAATCTCAGAGCGCACCAAATCAATGCCTTTTAAGGTGTAGGGAATTTTTTTATTGATCATGAGTAAGCGAAATAAACGCTCTTGGATGCGTACATGCAGCCAATCTATGCCGCGGGTAATATCGATAAATCGGCCACTGAGCATTTTTCCATCAAGGGTCACGCCAACACCTTTGATGCCGATGTAACGATTGATATGTGCTTTATCGAGCTCGTCAGCAATGCTCGCGCTGAGGCTATATGGCGCTACAGGTTTAAGATCCTGATAGGACCAAGAGGATGAGCCTGGAGCTTCTGGCA
Proteins encoded in this region:
- a CDS encoding DUF3277 family protein, which translates into the protein MHAFEQYDPENYSVIFNGIPIEGFAEDDFIDIEFDSEGYQDQIGADGHVVRYKTCDQRATITFTLMSTSPSNKLLSVMYNADIKSPNGIGVGPLLIRNTQGATVFMGTQAWIQKMPKTTLGKNIGDKEWVIRVAKLEAFISQ